One window of the Podospora pseudopauciseta strain CBS 411.78 chromosome 4, whole genome shotgun sequence genome contains the following:
- the GUT1 gene encoding Glycerol kinase (EggNog:ENOG503NUT5; COG:G): MGDLGDFNPIRFEEGGMVIDIPTLNLDSLKKPEATITPLYPDHIPTLETPNLHPHHDKHLPRGIEETPEEQRRHWFVGSIDQGTTSSRFLIFNGEGDPVASHQLEFENLYPKSGWHEHEPLELLASVEECIDEAMRKFVDQGYRKSDIRSIGITNQRETTVVWDNNTGEPLYNAIVWPDTRTKDLVRDLKSRDQADTLTDLCGLPLSTYPSSVKLMWLIENVEAVKQAYEEGRLAFGTVDSWLIYKLNGGAKAAKPIHVTDSTNASRTMFMNLHTLQYDDNLLKFFGIDRSKIHLPKIVPSSDPCCFGKIAKGALSGVQIAGCLGDQSSALVGQCGFSPGQAKNTYGTGCFLLYNVGTKPVISKYGLLATVAYDFGGGRKPVYALEGSIAVAGSGVKFLMNNLGFVDKSSAITELAESVEDNGGVVFVTAFSGLFAPYWIDDAKGTIFGITQHTQKGHIARATLEATCFQTKAILDAMEKDSNAKLESLAVDGGLSNSDLCMQTQADITGIPVDRPGMRETTALGAAIAAGLATGVWKELNDLKDVNQAGRKVFKPNMERKQAEKLFKKWEQAVEMSRGWVNEVADGEEE, from the exons ATGGGTGACCTTGGCGACTTCAACCCCATTCGCTTCGAAGAAGGCGGCATGGTGATAGACATACCCACGCTGAACCTCGACTCCCTGAAGAAGCCCGAAGCAACCATCACCCCTCTGTACCCCGACCACATTCCCACCCTCGAGACGCCCAACTTACATCCGCACCATGATAAACACCTGCCGCGGGGCATTGAGGAGACACCTGAGGAACAGCGGCGCCACTGGTTTGTGGGCAGTATCGACCAGGGAACAACGTCATCTCGGTTCCTAATATTCAACGGAGAAGGCGACCCAGTTGCCAGTCACCAACTCGAGTTCGAGAACCTGTATCCTAAATCCGG ATGGCACGAGCACGAACCGTTGGAGCTTCTCGCCTCCGTGGAGGAATGCATCGATGAGGCGATGCGCAAGTTTGTCGATCAGGGGTACCGAAAATCAGACATTCGGTCCATTGGCATCACCAATCAAAGAGAAACGACAGTAGTATGGGACAACAACACCGGCGAGCCCCTTTACAACGCCATTGTCTGGCCCGATACCAGAACCAAAGATTTGGTGAGGGACCTCAAGTCCCGTGACCAGGCCGACACATTGACAGACCTTTGTGGTCTGCCGCTATCAACATACCCCAGCAGTGTCAAGCTCATGTGGCTCATCGAAAATGTCGAGGCCGTAAAACAAGCCTATGAGGAGGGTCGCCTCGCCTTTGGAACAGTCGACTCATGGCTGATATATAAGCTCAACGGCGGGGCGAAGGCGGCAAAGCCCATCCATGTCACCGATAGCACAAATGCTAGCAGAACCATGTTTATGAACCTGCACACTCTCCAGTACGACGACAATCTGCTCAAGTTCTTTGGTATCGACAGAAGCAAGATCCACCTTCCCAAGATCGTTCCATCATCAGATCCATGTTGCTTTGGAAAAATTGCCAAGGGCGCATTGTCGGGAGTGCAGATTGCTGGGTGCCTGGGAGACCAGTCTAGTGCGTTGGTCGGCCAGTGTGGTTTCAGTCCGGGTCAAGCCAAAAACACCTACGGCACCGGTTGCTTCTTACTCTACAACGTTGGTACCAAGCCGGTCATTTCAAAATATGGTCTTTTGGCAACAGTCGCCTACGACTTTGGCGGTGGCCGCAAGCCCGTCTACGCCTTGGAGGGAAGCATAGCCGTCGCCGGATCCGGTGTCAAGTTCCTCATGAACAACTTGGGATTTGTTGACAAGTCAAGCGCCATCACTGAGCTGGCCGAATCAGTCGAGGATAACGGCGGTGTTGTTTTTGTCACCGCTTTCAGTGGTCTGTTTGCCCCCTATTGGATTGATGATGCCAAGGGCACAATTT TTGGCATCACgcaacacacacaaaaagGTCACATTGCTCGGGCCACACTGGAAGCCACGTGTTTCCAGACGAAGGCCATCTTGGACGCCATGGAAAAGGACTCCAATGCCAAACTCGAGTCTCTTGCGGTTGATGGTGGCCTGTCAAACTCTGACCTCTGCATGCAAACGCAGGCCGATATCACGGGCATCCCGGTTGATCGTCCAGGCATGAGAGAGACGACAGCCTTGGGTGCAGCCATTGCTGCTGGGCTGGCAACAGGTGTCTGGAAGGAGTTGAATGACCTGAAGGATGTGAATCAGGCCGGTAGGAAGGTGTTCAAGCCGAATATGGAGAGGAAACAAGCAGAGAAGCTGTTCAAGAAGTGGGAGCAAGCTGTTGAGATGAGCAGAGGGTGGGTTAATGAGGTTGccgatggtgaggaggagtga
- a CDS encoding hypothetical protein (COG:K; COG:L; COG:T; EggNog:ENOG50KOG1187) encodes MSFDSANSSQSITQSQPITLDEFLDWRDDEHFIWDEDGRETGEAWIRPVERAGLDDSKHKVFHHANKEYIRAPHPFIQIGEQLGESGTTVVYKVNVPEGYPYRRPLALKIITCKDNLRPPGPDSHVRMLALEEVRNMASIKHPHIVVYVASFEDYCISTGVRRQQRAKVKAIRVDQQIKKHILGIAMYPPAQCNLRFFMNHIINSREPENEAALHTYFGCLSQAVAFLHRSNIRIRHKDIKPENIVIDDFLLPVLTDFGLSKHFETGQHSEGPTPKTLKYADPEAINETQRDERSDVFSLGCVFLEMATTLLGRPPDFAEQQLRTDNLGEFKYSESLERLDAYLFHLCQIADRLIDSNPKKAESAAAIKEILPVIRAMMDADFTKRPMAHDLYPLFRRLAIAGGAGACGNCEAERETGRAVPRLRRTRTGSPVMTRTATMNTTISLVRRGSTMNGLTGMVVHDSPTDVQHQHHGYENVPPQSQANGNGVNGQANGNGTYVNGSQAR; translated from the coding sequence ATGTCGTTCGATTCGGCCAACAGTAGCCAGTCTATCACCCAGTCACAGCCTATTACGCTTGATGAGTTCCTAGACTGGCGAGACGACGAGCACTTCATCTGGGACGAGGACGGCCGTGAGACGGGCGAAGCTTGGATCCGGCCAGTGGAAAGAGCAGGGCTTGATGATAGCAAGCACAAGGTCTTCCACCATGCCAATAAGGAATATATCAGGGCCCCCCATCCGTTCATTCAGATCGGCGAGCAGCTTGGAGAATCTGGAACCACGGTCGTATACAAAGTCAATGTCCCTGAAGGATATCCATATCGGCGGCCACTTGCCTTGAAGATTATCACTTGCAAGGATAATTTACGGCCACCCGGGCCTGACAGCCACGTCAGGATGCTGGCCTTGGAGGAAGTAAGGAACATGGCCTCGATCAAACACCCCCATATCGTCGTTTACGTGGCCAGCTTTGAAGATTACTGCATCTCAACTGGGGTGAGGAGGCAGCAGAGAGCGAAGGTCAAAGCTATCAGAGTTGATCAACAAATCAAGAAGCACATACTGGGCATCGCCATGTACCCTCCAGCACAATGCAACCTCCGCTTCTTCATGaaccacatcatcaacagtcGCGAGCCGGAAAACGAGGCCGCCCTGCACACGTATTTCGGATGCTTGTCACAAGCCGTGGCATTCCTCCACAGAAGTAACATTCGAATCCGGCACAAAGATATCAAGCCCGAAAATATTGTCATTGACgattttcttcttcccgtATTAACAGATTTTGGCTTATCAAAGCACTTTGAGACCGGTCAGCACTCGGAAGGACCCACGCCCAAGACACTCAAGTACGCCGACCCCGAGGCCATCAACGAAACCCAGCGAGACGAGCGGTCCGATGTCTTTTCCCTTGGATGTGTGTTCCTAGAAATGGCCACCACATTGCTGGGGCGACCGCCTGATTTCGCCGAGCAACAATTGAGGACGGACAACCTGGGGGAGTTCAAGTACTCGGAGTCCCTCGAACGTCTTGATGCCTACCTCTTCCACCTGTGCCAGATTGCGGACCGGCTCATCGACAGCAACCCCAAGAAGGCCGAGTCGGCGGCTGCGATCAAGGAGATATTGCCTGTGATCCGAGCCATGATGGATGCGGATTTTACTAAAAGGCCCATGGCTCATGACTTGTATCCGTTGTTTAGACGGTTGGCGATTGCAGGGGGCGCGGGCGCGTGTGGGAATTGTGAGGCGGAGCGTGAGACTGGGAGGGCCGTACCGAGGCTGCGACGGACTCGCACGGGGAGCCCGGTTATGACGAGGACGGCGACGATGAACACGACTATTTCTCTGGTTAGGAGAGGAAGCACGATGAATGGGTTGActgggatggtggtgcaTGATAGTCCTACTGAtgtccaacaccaacatcacgGGTATGAGAATGTTCCACCGCAGAGTCAGGCGAATGGGAACGGGGTGAATGGCCAGGCCAACGGGAATGGGACGTATGTAAATGGAAGCCAGGCTCGTTGA
- the TUB2 gene encoding beta-tubulin (COG:Z; EggNog:ENOG503NVXK) codes for MREIVHLQTGQCGNQIGAAFWQIISGEHGLDSNGVYNGTSELQLERMNVYFNEASGNKYVPRAVLVDLEPGTMDAVRAGPFGQLFRPDNFVFGQSGAGNNWAKGHYTEGAELVDQVLDVVRREAEGCDCLQGFQITHSLGGGTGAGMGTLLISKIREEFPDRMMATFSVVPSPKVSDTVVEPYNATLSVHQLVENSDETFCIDNEALYDICMRTLKLPNPSYGDLNHLVSAVMSGVTVSLRFPGQLNSDLRKLAVNMVPFPRLHFFMVGFAPLTSRGAHSFRAVSVPELTQQMFDPKNMMAASDFRNGRYLTCSAIFRGKVSMKEVEDQMRNVQNKNSSYFVEWIPNNVQTALCSIPPRGLKMSSTFVGNSTAIQELFKRIGEQFTAMFRRKAFLHWYTGEGMDEMEFTEAESNMNDLVSEYQQYQDAGVDEEEEEYEEEAPAEEE; via the exons ATGCGTGAGATT GTCCATCTTCAGACCGGTCAGTGC GGTAACCAAATTGGTGCCGCCTTCTG GCAGATTATCTCCGGCGAGCACGGCTTGGACAGCAATGGCGT GTACAACGGCACTTCTGAGCTCCAGCTCGAGCGCATGAATGTCTACTTCAACGAG GCTTCCGGCAACAAGTATGTTCCCCGCGCTGTCCTCGTCGATCTCGAGCCCGGCACCATGGACGCTGTCCGTGCCGGTCCCTTCGGCCAGCTCTTCCGCCCCGACAACTTCGTCTTCGGCCAGTCCGGTGCTGGCAACAACTGGGCCAAGGGTCATTACACTGAGGGTGCTGAGCTCGTTGACCAGGTCCTCGACGTTGTCCGTCGTGAGGCCGAAGGCTGCGACTGCCTCCAGGGTTTCCAGATCACCCACTcccttggtggtggtaccgGTGCCGGTATGGGTACCCTTTTGATCTCCAAGATCCGCGAGGAGTTCCCCGACCGTATGATGGCCACCTTCTCCGTCGTGCCATCGCCCAAGGTTTCCGACACCGTTGTTGAGCCCTACAACGCCACCCTCTCCGTCCATCAGCTTGTTGAGAACTCCGACGAGACCTTCTGCATTGACAACGAGGCTCTCTACGACATCTGCATGCGCACCCTCAAGCTCCCTAACCCCTCGTATGGTGATCTCAACCACCTCGTCTCCGCCGTCATGTCCGGTGTGACCGTTTCTCTCCGTTTTCCCGGCCAGCTCAACTCTGATCTCCGCAAGTTGGCTGTCAACATGGTTCCTTTCCCTCGTCTCCACTTCTTCATGGTCGGCTTCGCTCCCCTGACCAGCCGTGGCGCCCACTCTTTCCGCGCCGTGTCCGTTCCCGAGTTGACCCAGCAGATGTTCGACCCCAAGAACATGATGGCTGCTTCCGACTTCCGCAACGGTCGTTACCTCACTTGCTCTGCCATCTT CCGTGGCAAGGTCTCTatgaaggaggttgaggatcaGATGCGCAACGTGCAGAACAAGAACTCGTCTTACTTCGTTGAGTGGATTCCCAACAACGTCCAGACCGCTCTCTGCTCCATCCCTCCCCGTGGCCTCAAGATGTCGTCAACCTTCGTCGGTAACTCTACTGCTATCCAGGAGCTCTTCAAGCGCATTGGCGAGCAGTTTACTGCCATGTTCCGTCGCAAGGCTTTCTTGCATTGGTACACTGGTGAGGGTATGGACGAGATGGAGTTCACTGAGGCTGAGTCCAACATGAACGATCTCGTTTCGGAGTACCAGCAATACCAGGatgctggtgttgatgaggaggaggaggagtacgaggaggaggccccCGCTGAGGAGGAGTAG
- the GPI18 gene encoding ER membrane glycoprotein subunit of the GPI transamidase complex-like protein (EggNog:ENOG503NYKS; CAZy:GT76; BUSCO:EOG09262GLP; COG:G): MTASSPSFKSPRAHAPTTTTPSTRIISSAQPYRTLVTAFLIWKAVLFAIALGSTLVGDAYDTSADLLVHGGVEAATTGQQRAQQPLGLSGGLVSRFASWDAIYFLSSAKRGYIYEQEWAFGAGLPIVVRGILQGARHVGIAPPAEGGVLPEAVIGVTVANTAHFLSVIVLFRLGQVVWRDRTLSLVAALLHIVSPAGMFLTAPYMESSYAFLAFTGYLLFALSSQAESRALTRDVYLVLAGIFFGLATAFRSNGILNGIPFAWEVLRHLPNLPHKPFDTIRRLVALGIGGICVALGSIIPQAIAYGQFCSGASGVDPRPWCEAYLPSIFTFVQEHYWNVGFLRYWTISNLPLFLLATPMLAILVRSGVEQPTSARQPVIAAKPVESAQLTSLIQSAAAAQVVLAVLAIAMYHVQIITRISSGYPLWYWWVAGSLIRGEKVGGYIVKFMVLYALIQGVLFTSFLPPA, encoded by the exons ATGACAGCCTCATCCCCCAGCTTCAAGAGCCCCCGTGCTCAtgcccccaccaccacgacgcCCAGCACCCGCATCATCAGTAGTGCCCAACCATACAGAACGCTGGTGACCGCATTTCTGATATGGAAAGCTGTCTTGTTTGCCATTGCCCTGGGAAGCACCCTCGTGGGCGACGCCTATGACACGTCCGCCGACCTCTTGGTGCACGGTGGCGTGGAAGCGGCAACGACGGGCCAACAACGGGCTCAGCAGCCATTAGGTCTTTCTGGTGGTCTGGTCTCGCGGTTTGCCAGCTGGGATGCCATTTACTTTCTCAGTTCTGCAAAACGAGGATATATATATGAACAGGAATGGGCCTTTGGTGCTGGCCTGCCCATCGTGGTCAGAGGGATTCTTCAAG GTGCAAGACATGTTGGCATCGCTCCCCCAGCAGAAGGGGGTGTTCTCCCTGAAGCTGTCATTGGCGTCACTGTCGCCAATACGGCACATTTTCTCTCGGTGATTGTGCTCTTCCGCCTCGGACAGGTTGTGTGGCGGGACCGCACTCTATCTTTGGTTGCGGCTCTGCTGCACATCGTCTCGCCTGCTGGCATGTTTCTCACGGCGCCTTACATGGAAAGCTCCTACGCCTTTCTGGCCTTTACCGGATATCTTCTCTTTGCACTGAGTAGCCAAGCTGAGAGTCGTGCACTTACTCGTGATGTATATTTGGTGCTCGCAGGGATTTTCTTTGGTCTGGCCACAGCCTTCCGAAGCAACGGCATTCTGAATGGTATCCCATTTGCCTGGGAAGTTCTGCGGCACCTCCCGAATCTGCCGCATAAGCCTTTCGACACCATCCGCCGCCTTGTTGCATTGGGCATCGGGGGTATCTGCGTAGCTCTAGGGTCCATAATCCCTCAGGCCATCGCTTATGGGCAGTTTTGCTCCGGTGCTTCCGGGGTAGATCCTCGGCCATGGTGTGAGGCTTACTTACCGAGCATCTTCACCTTTGTCCAGGAGCACTATTG GAATGTCGGCTTCCTCCGCTACTGGACGATTTCTAATCTCCCATTATTTTTGCTCGCCACCCCGATGCTGGCGATCCTAGTTCGATCGGGAGTGGAGCAACCCACATCGGCTCGGCAGCCTGTGATTGCCGCCAAACCCGTCGAGTCGGCCCAACTGACATCGCTTATTCAGTCTGCAGCGGCGGCTCAAGTAGTGCTTGCTGTGCTTGCTATTGCCATGTACCATGTGCAGATTATCACGAGGATATCGTCTGGGTATCCGCTGTGGTATTGGTGGGTGGCCGGGAGCTTGATTCGGGGCGAGAAGGTGGGTGGATATATTGTCAAGTTTATGGTTTTGTATGCCTTGATTCAGGGGGTGTTGTTTACTTCGTTTTTGCCCCCTGCATGA
- a CDS encoding hypothetical protein (EggNog:ENOG503P2SX), translating to MFLHSGASLHGHEYSNRPSPSTPPAATHNLRSPLLRSAFAPPKQRVNVDGASAPIRQRPASDYIPRALSPVVRFRVDPEEDAPPQTPAMPEPPSDSELSDVTNPNASTLTTRSTPRRHRHRVQRKSTTYGLGYPTPKLLDKTKYVRKVLPRLLLQLQLVSADGRSRPVLEVFPSSRIAGPVIAPRLAKRFPGIFGVKHSLAYDDIVLVRRDDDHVESDSTEGDSDEALEKRRLVAVYSPLRHSDEAEIVLDDGTVWVARPLPNGSWDFAHTDDNGNTTTARWARRHKSAPTSHPTEPSTPSSTTTPQTRFTFSMINPLTRRHPVMASLTPSSLDIRDSYASVSNPSNRYQPPRHGRGRSLSNVTCSTVPNSPSQQSSLCFSTDGESDSGLGMPVSLTQEMAEGPVHLIDEATKNLISVTALWVALSSGWSPAHTPTNSGPESAAATPCTAVTRVGRSRRNTWGSRASNASDAGQRSECADLVMGITKRNSLPAQCLIEESDHNKRSATPTSTPVISRSSTPVSNMSTNNPKAAPRRATSTGAAYMQRRLQANSTSEATVAEVAEMNAAKKTAVLSQAQAHPEAPVSAPQPIAPIRPSLKAEGSNIHRNSSITIKVVSSPDRETHGVMVKRSRSLFGSSKRASKCTVTERNLGEGLDSPGKEKKRLRERLSRWMCRLGGSSSR from the coding sequence ATGTTTCTTCACTCGGGCGCGAGCCTCCATGGCCATGAATATTCGAATCGCCCTTCACCATCTACACCTCCAGCCGCCACCCACAACCTACGAAGCCCATTATTACGCTCCGCCTTTGCGCCACCAAAACAACGGGTGAACGTGGATGGCGCCTCCGCCCCCATCCGCCAACGTCCGGCGTCTGATTACATCCCCCGCGCCCTTTCACCCGTTGTGCGCTTTCGCGTGGACCCCGAGGAGGACGCCCCTCCTCAAACGCCCGCCATGCCAGAACCACCATCGGATTCGGAGCTTAGTGATGTAACGAATCCGAATGCTAGTACACTAACAACCCGGTCCACACCACGGCGGCATCGCCATAGAGTCCAGCGCAAGAGCACCACTTACGGCCTTGGATATCCCACCCCGAAGCTCCTTGACAAGACCAAATATGTGCGCAAGGTGTTGCCGaggcttcttctccagcttcagTTGGTATCGGCTGATGGACGGTCAAGACCAGTGCTTGAAGTGTTTCCTTCGAGTCGAATCGCCGGTCCGGTTATAGCTCCCCGGTTGGCAAAGAGGTTTCCAGGAATATTTGGGGTCAAGCACTCATTGGCTTACGATGACATTGttttggtgaggagggacgACGATCATGTGGAAAGCGACAGCACCGAAGGTGACAGCGACGAGGCGCTCGAGAAAAGGAGACTCGTTGCCGTCTATAGCCCCTTGCGCCATTCGGACGAGGCTGAAATCGTGTTGGATGACGGGACGGTGTGGGTTGCCAGGCCACTGCCAAATGGCTCTTGGGACTTTGCGCACACCGATGATAatggcaacaccaccacagcccgATGGGCTCGCAGGCACAAATCGGCACCAACATCGCATCCGACAGAGCCGAGTACACCATCGTCTACAACAACGCCGCAAACCCGCTTCACATTCAGCAtgatcaaccccctcactcGCAGGCATCCAGTCATGGCATCTCTTACGCCTTCATCTCTAGACATCCGCGACTCCTATGCTTCTGTTTCGAACCCATCCAATCGATATCAACCCCCGCGGCACGGCCGCGGCCGCTCTCTCTCCAACGTAACCTGCAGCACTGTTCCAAATTCTCCATCTCAGCAATCATCATTGTGTTTCTCCACTGACGGTGAAAGCGACTCCGGTCTTGGGATGCCGGTTTCTCTCACCCAGGAAATGGCCGAGGGACCAGTTCACCTAATCGATGAAGCGACCAAGAATCTCATTTCCGTGACAGCTCTCTGGGTGGCTCTTTCTTCAGGCTGGTCACCAGCCCACACACCCACTAACAGCGGCCCAGAATCCGCAGCGGCCACGCCATGTACAGCGGTCACACGTGTTGGGCGCAGCCGCAGGAATACCTGGGGCAGCAGAGCCTCCAACGCATCTGACGCCGGGCAGCGATCCGAATGCGCAGACCTCGTTATGGGGATCACCAAGCGGAACTCGCTTCCCGCGCAATGTCTGATTGAAGAATCGGACCACAACAAGCGATCGGCTACACCTACCAGTACCCCGGTTATCTCCCGCTCGTCAACGCCCGTATCGAACAtgtccaccaacaaccccaaagcAGCCCCCCGCAGAGCGACAAGCACAGGCGCGGCTTACATGCAGAGGCGGCTTCAAGCGAACTCCACCTCTGAAGCTACAGTAGCTGAAGTAGCAGAGATGAACGCGGCCAAGAAGACTGCGGTTTTGTCCCAGGCCCAAGCCCACCCCGAAGCACCAGTTTCCGCGCCCCAGCCAATTGCTCCGATCCGTCCTTCACTCAAGGCTGAGGGGAGCAACATTCATAGGAACAGCAGTATCACCATCAAAGTTGTCTCCTCGCCAGATAGGGAGACGCATGGAgtgatggtgaagaggagcaggagcttGTTTGGCTCTTCCAAGAGAGCGAGCAAGTGCACTGTGACGGAAAGGAacctgggggaggggttggattctcctgggaaggagaagaagaggttgagggagaggctgTCGAGGTGGATGTGTAGACTCGGGGGATCTTCTTCGCGCTAG
- the GCN20 gene encoding ATP-binding cassette, regulator of translational elongation (COG:E; COG:J; EggNog:ENOG503NWE1; BUSCO:EOG09260OM6), with protein sequence MDAEIRSVVPNIDPVISEYSAGYLTHASTAWSGSGDEEATGPSPLDEAAIAITDLLVSASGNPSPAQREKIQGLVQKWVDKYAAATDKLDRRGPAVRRLDQTIQVSSQRNMSSTLAVATGGVDLESANVRKVESKVDKKKLEKAERKIAAKQSKKTYKTVEYEASRLLNQPDNTQSYEDFYMAVNPLQLGGAQSGKSKDIKIDNIDVSIGGSRILTDTTLTLAYGHRYGLVGNNGVGKSTLLRALSRREVPIPTHISILHVEQEIMGDDTPALQAVLDADVWRKVLLKEQAEITTKLADIEAQRSGMADTATDAARLDKDREALDSRLGDIQGKLAEMESDKAESRAASILAGLGFSPERQQFATKTFSGGWRMRLALARALFCEPDLLLLDEPSNMLDVPSITFLSNYLQGYPSTVLVVSHDRAFLNEVATDIIHQHSMRLDYYRGANFESFYATKEERRKVAKREYENQMAQRAHLQAFIDKFRYNAAKSSEAQSRIKKLEKMPVLEPPEAEYSVHFKFPDVEKMTPPIVQMSEVTFGYTPDKILLRNVDLDVQLDSRIGIVGPNGAGKTTILKLLIGKLQPTSGTITQNPRLRIGFFAQHHVDALDLNASAVTFMAKTYPGRTDEEYRRQLGAFGITGTTGLQKMELLSGGQKSRVAFACLALTNPHILVLDEPSNHLDIEAMDALSEALQQFQGGVLMVSHDVTMLQTVCTSLWVCDNGTVEKFPGDVQAYKKRITAQADAAGVAKQLL encoded by the exons ATGGACGCCGAAATCAGATCGGTCGTGCCGAACATCGACCCCGTGATTTCCGAGTACTCGGCCGGCTACCTGACCCATGCCTCCACAGCTTGGTCCGGGTCcggggacgaggaggccACCGGCCCGTCTCCGCTCGACGAGGCTGCCATTGCTATCACCGACCTGCTCGTCTCTGCCTCTGGCAACCCCAGCCCTGCTCAGCGAGAGAAGATCCAAGGTCTCGTTCAGAAGTGGGTGGACAAGTATGCTGCCGCCACCGACAAGCTCGATAGGAGAGGCCCTGCCGTCCGGCGTCTGGACCAGACCATTCAAGTGAGCTCGCAAAGGAACATGTCGTCGACTCTTGCCGTCGCcactggtggtgttgatctGGAGTCGGCCAATGTCAGGAAGGTCGAGTCCAAGGTCgataagaagaagctcgagaaggCCGAGAGGAAGATTGCCGCCAAGCAGAGCAAGAAGACCTACAAGACGGTCGAGTATGAGGCTTCGCGCCTCCTTAACCAACCAGATAACACTCAGTCGTATGAGGATTTCTACATGGCTGTCAACCCGCTGCAGCTGGGTGGTGCCCAGAGCGGCAAGTCAAAGGATATCAAGATCGACAACATCGATGTCTCGATTGGTGGCAGCAGAATCTTGACCGATACCACTTTGACTCTTGCCTATGGCCACCGCTACGGTCTCGTTGGTAACAACGGTGTGGGTAAATCTACTCTTCTGAGAGCTCTGTCTCGAAGAGAGGTTCCTATCCCGACTCATATCTCTATTCTGCACGTCGAGCAAGAGATTATGGGTGATGATACCCCAGCCTTGCAGGCCGTGTTGGATGCCGATGTTTGGCGcaaggtgttgttgaaggaACAGGCC GAAATCACAACGAAACTGGCAGACATCGAAGCCCAGCGTTCTGGTATGGCAGACACTGCAACGGATGCCGCGAGACTAGACAAGGACCGTGAAGCCCTTGACAGCCGGCTTGGTGATATCCAGGGCAAGCTTGCCGAAATGGAGTCCGATAAAGCGGAATCCAGGGCTGCCAGTATTCTGGCTGGTCTTGGTTTCTCACCTGAAAGACAGCAGTTTGCCACCAAGACATTCTCTGGTGGTTGGCGTATGCGTCTGGCTCTTGCTAGAGCTCTTTTCTGCGAGCCTGATCTTTTGCTTCTCGACGAACCGTCCAACATGTTGGACGTCCCGTCTATCACCTTCCTTTCCAACTACCTTCAAGGCTACCCCAGCACTGTTCTTGTCGTATCTCACGACAGAGCCTTCCTCAACGAGGTGGCAACCGACATCATTCATCAACACTCCATGCGTCTTGACTACTACCGTGGTGCCAACTTCGAGTCCTTCTATGCcaccaaggaggagcggAGAAAGGTGGCCAAGAGAGAGTACGAGAACCAGATGGCACAGCGTGCCCATCTCCAGGCCTTCATCGACAAGTTCCGTTACAATGCCGCCAAGTCATCGGAAGCTCAATCCCGTATCAAgaagttggagaagatgcCTGTTCTCGAGCCTCCTGAGGCTGAGTACAGCGTGCACTTCAAGTTCCCAGATGTCGAAAAGATGACCCCACCAATCGTCCAAATGTCCGAGGTCACCTTTGGCTACACACCAGACAAGATTCTTCTCAGAAATGTTGATTTGGATGTTCAGCTCGACTCCAGAATTGGTATTGTTGGACCCAACGGTGCTGGTAAGACAACAATTCTCAAGCTTCTCATCGGAAAGCTACAGCCCACATCCGGCACCATCACTCAGAACCCTCGTCTTCGTATTGGCTTCTTTGCCCAGCATCACGTCGATGCTCTTGATCTCAATGCCAGTGCCGTCACCTTCATGGCCAAGACCTACCCTGGCAGGACGGATGAAGAGTACCGTCGCCAGCTGGGTGCCTTTGGCATCACTGGCACAACTGGTCTGCAAAAGATGGAACTTCTTTCTGGTGGTCAAAAGTCTCGTGTTGCTTTTGCTTGTTTGGCGCTTACCAACCCTCACATCTTGGTTCTGGATGAACCTTCCAATCACTTGGATATTGAGGCCATGGATGCCTTGTCCGAGGCTCTACAGCAGTTCCAGGGCGGTGTGCTGATGGTTTCTCACGACGTTACGATGTTGCAGACAGTGTGCACGTCGTTGTGGGTGTGTGATAATGGCACGGTGGAGAAGTTCCCTGGTGATGTCCAGGCTTACAAGAAGAGGATTACTGCACAAGCCGATGCAGCTGGTGTTGCGAAGCAACTCCTTTAA